A single region of the Saprospiraceae bacterium genome encodes:
- a CDS encoding DUF5916 domain-containing protein has protein sequence MTSKYILLIALSHFCCAALFAQSIIDASRISGNITLDGQLNEPEWKTISPLTYRMQVPEFDKAPSEQSEVFLAYDDEYIYLGGIFHLSDPSYLRPTTYKRDAMDGTTDYFGIIIDSYLDKENAVAFFTNANSIRWDGTIWNDAQGEAPMSLDWNTFWDVKSTYDEKGWSTEMRIPWSSLRFQDKDGEVIMGIISWWYIAAKNEVDIFPLIPLNWGEMSGWKPSQTQEFRFRGIKRKNPLYLAPYILGGFQQNFELNESELAYEKKDDPTFEVGLDLKYGITSNLTMDLTINTDFAQVEADDQQVNLTRFNLFFPEKRLFFLERASIFDFNFDNFNRLFYSRTIGINEDDGQVQIYGGARLVGRLGKFDVGFLDMQTASSENSPSENFGLLRIRRQINNNNSYIGGIFTNRTNWDGQYNTTYGVDGILKIVGDDYLTLKWAQSFEQEKENHLYSLDPSRIYLNWERRRYDGLSYNLTYSRAGEDYKPGVGFELRENYSSIAPNLAYGWLMGDQSNILRIQTFLRGLWVQSNDTKKLQTATGTAGLQIETKDGWAFIATALQNQEYLSEPFELSEQVSIPIGDFSFFQFQGTIATPFQRLWGTIGEVTIGKFYDGNIRSLGFSPRLKLSPHLDLEGFYQYNVAEFKARQQTFKAHLGRLKLLYMLNTQFSIASFLQYNSLDQVYAGNIRLRFNPKEGNDLFIVYNDLLNHRRKREQPFLPLSSSRAIVLKYTYTLQR, from the coding sequence ATGACATCCAAGTATATACTTCTTATTGCTTTATCTCACTTTTGTTGTGCCGCTCTTTTTGCGCAAAGCATCATTGATGCCAGCCGTATCTCGGGAAATATCACCCTTGATGGCCAATTAAATGAACCCGAATGGAAGACCATCTCACCCCTCACCTACCGCATGCAAGTCCCCGAATTTGACAAAGCGCCTTCTGAGCAGTCGGAGGTATTCCTTGCCTATGATGATGAATATATTTACCTCGGAGGAATCTTTCATTTAAGTGATCCGTCCTACCTACGTCCCACCACCTACAAGCGGGATGCCATGGATGGAACCACCGATTATTTTGGTATCATCATCGACAGTTACCTGGATAAAGAAAATGCCGTTGCCTTTTTCACCAATGCAAACAGCATACGCTGGGATGGGACCATTTGGAATGATGCACAGGGAGAAGCGCCAATGAGCCTGGATTGGAATACCTTTTGGGACGTAAAATCCACGTATGATGAAAAAGGCTGGTCTACCGAAATGCGGATTCCGTGGTCGAGTCTTCGATTTCAAGACAAAGACGGGGAGGTCATCATGGGGATCATTTCCTGGTGGTATATTGCCGCCAAAAATGAGGTGGATATTTTCCCGCTCATTCCCTTGAATTGGGGAGAAATGAGTGGCTGGAAACCCTCTCAAACGCAAGAATTCAGGTTTCGTGGCATCAAGCGTAAAAATCCTTTGTATTTGGCACCTTATATACTAGGAGGGTTCCAGCAAAATTTCGAGTTGAATGAATCGGAATTAGCCTATGAAAAGAAGGATGACCCTACATTTGAAGTTGGTTTAGACCTCAAATACGGTATCACCAGTAACCTGACCATGGACCTGACTATTAATACCGATTTTGCCCAGGTGGAGGCGGATGACCAGCAAGTCAACCTTACGCGTTTTAACCTATTCTTCCCCGAAAAGCGCTTATTCTTCTTGGAGCGGGCAAGCATTTTTGATTTCAATTTTGATAACTTCAACCGGCTCTTTTATAGTCGGACCATCGGCATTAATGAGGACGACGGGCAAGTTCAAATCTATGGTGGCGCGCGATTGGTAGGCCGATTGGGCAAGTTTGATGTCGGTTTTCTCGATATGCAAACGGCTTCTTCAGAGAATAGTCCCTCGGAGAACTTTGGTTTGCTGCGTATCCGGCGACAGATAAATAACAATAACTCCTATATTGGTGGCATTTTCACCAATCGGACAAATTGGGACGGTCAATACAATACGACCTACGGCGTAGATGGCATCCTAAAAATAGTAGGAGACGATTATTTAACGCTGAAATGGGCACAATCCTTTGAGCAGGAAAAGGAGAACCATTTATACTCACTTGACCCTAGTCGGATTTACCTCAACTGGGAACGGCGGCGTTACGATGGCTTAAGTTATAACCTGACCTATTCGCGTGCAGGAGAAGATTATAAACCGGGGGTTGGATTTGAGCTCAGGGAGAACTATAGCAGCATTGCCCCCAATTTGGCTTATGGCTGGTTAATGGGGGATCAATCTAATATTCTTCGCATACAAACGTTTTTGCGAGGTTTATGGGTGCAAAGCAATGATACTAAAAAACTTCAAACAGCTACGGGAACTGCCGGACTACAAATTGAAACTAAAGATGGTTGGGCATTTATAGCCACTGCCTTACAAAATCAAGAATACCTATCTGAACCCTTTGAATTATCGGAACAAGTCAGCATTCCTATCGGAGACTTTAGCTTTTTCCAATTCCAGGGAACGATTGCTACTCCTTTCCAGCGCCTTTGGGGAACGATTGGCGAAGTTACCATCGGAAAATTCTATGATGGAAATATTCGCTCCCTTGGATTCAGTCCACGCTTGAAGTTATCCCCTCATTTGGACCTGGAAGGGTTCTATCAATACAATGTGGCGGAGTTTAAAGCCAGACAACAAACATTTAAGGCGCATCTGGGGCGATTAAAGCTTTTGTATATGCTCAATACCCAATTTTCGATTGCTTCTTTCTTACAATACAACAGCCTTGACCAAGTTTACGCCGGAAATATCAGACTGCGCTTTAACCCCAAGGAAGGAAACGATTTATTTATAGTTTATAATGACCTGCTGAATCATCGGCGGAAAAGAGAACAACCCTTTTTACCATTAAGCAGTAGCAGAGCCATTGTGTTAAAATATACTTATACACTACAGCGATAG
- a CDS encoding M20/M25/M40 family metallo-hydrolase, translating to MKHFLTFLFWIAALRLVAQTLHTEQLAAIADTYAKASLNDFQELLSLPNDAHFPNDIEKNIQWCEKNFSLRGFATQRLTTPTVPLLLAERKVKGAKKTVLIYLQLDGQPVDTSKWFQESPWIPVLKARNAEGEWEAISWSRLQGPIDPEWRIFARSASDAKGPVMMFLAALDAAKDNSINPNYNIKVIMDFEEELGSPQLPPAVEKYRAALAADMLIIFDGPRHLSNEPTLTFGARGIAEVAITVFGPKVPQHSGHYGNYAPNPALRLSQLIASMKDEAGRVTIPGFYDGIYLDEATKQILAQVPDDEAQIMAAIGIGETDKVGNNYQEAIQYPSLNVRGMSSAWIGDKVRTIVPATATAEIDIRLVPEVDADRLIRLVREHIEGKGYHLLAQEPTAEERQQYPRLALFQSSVSYQAFRTHFDSEVGLWLDKALQRAFNKTPIKIRNSGGSIPISPFVTTLGIPAVTVPTVNRDNNQHSPNENIRLGNYFEGVRTFLAILSEAL from the coding sequence ATGAAACATTTTCTGACTTTTTTATTTTGGATAGCAGCCTTGAGACTAGTCGCCCAAACCTTACATACAGAACAATTGGCCGCCATCGCCGATACCTATGCCAAGGCATCACTAAATGATTTTCAGGAACTATTATCCTTACCCAATGACGCCCATTTCCCGAATGATATTGAAAAAAATATCCAATGGTGTGAAAAAAACTTTTCGCTCCGAGGCTTTGCCACCCAGCGATTAACGACGCCTACGGTGCCGCTGTTATTGGCTGAACGAAAGGTGAAGGGGGCAAAAAAGACCGTGCTGATCTACCTTCAACTGGATGGCCAGCCAGTTGACACCAGCAAATGGTTTCAGGAAAGCCCCTGGATCCCGGTCCTGAAAGCACGAAATGCGGAGGGCGAGTGGGAGGCCATCTCCTGGTCTAGACTCCAGGGGCCCATCGATCCCGAGTGGCGCATTTTCGCCCGCTCTGCTTCTGATGCCAAGGGCCCCGTCATGATGTTCCTCGCAGCCTTGGACGCGGCCAAGGACAATAGCATCAACCCCAATTACAATATCAAGGTCATCATGGATTTTGAAGAGGAATTGGGGTCACCACAATTGCCCCCAGCCGTGGAAAAATACCGGGCAGCATTGGCGGCAGATATGCTCATCATCTTCGACGGCCCACGCCACCTTTCCAATGAACCGACCCTGACCTTTGGTGCGAGGGGCATCGCGGAAGTGGCGATCACTGTTTTTGGACCAAAGGTCCCGCAGCATTCAGGACATTATGGCAATTATGCACCTAATCCCGCGCTACGCTTGTCTCAGCTGATTGCCAGCATGAAAGACGAAGCGGGACGCGTGACGATTCCCGGTTTTTATGACGGTATTTACCTGGATGAGGCCACCAAGCAAATCTTAGCCCAAGTACCGGATGATGAAGCGCAAATAATGGCCGCCATCGGGATTGGTGAAACAGACAAGGTTGGGAACAATTACCAAGAAGCGATCCAGTACCCCTCTTTGAATGTGCGAGGAATGTCATCTGCCTGGATAGGTGACAAGGTGCGGACGATTGTCCCCGCTACGGCCACCGCGGAGATCGATATCCGCCTCGTTCCGGAAGTAGATGCCGATCGGCTGATTCGCTTGGTCAGGGAACATATAGAGGGTAAAGGATACCATTTATTGGCACAGGAACCCACTGCGGAAGAGCGGCAGCAATACCCAAGACTGGCGCTTTTTCAGTCCAGCGTCTCCTATCAAGCCTTTCGAACCCATTTCGATTCCGAGGTGGGGCTTTGGCTAGACAAAGCCCTGCAACGCGCCTTTAATAAAACGCCGATCAAAATCCGAAATTCTGGTGGTTCTATCCCCATTTCTCCCTTTGTGACAACCCTGGGCATACCAGCGGTTACGGTCCCAACGGTCAACCGCGACAACAACCAACACAGCCCAAATGAGAATATTCGTTTGGGAAATTATTTTGAAGGGGTGAGAACCTTTTTGGCTATTTTGTCGGAGGCGTTGTAG
- a CDS encoding TMEM175 family protein — protein sequence MRNEVLKNRHHDPRISYRGENASRLDNLTDAVFGIAITLLIFNLTNPNSFADLLTFTKTLPAFLISISFVVLIWNEHVGFSEIYTLNDTRLTILNTIFIALVIFYVYPLRFLTLFLTNFFFRTDINVSIQGDQVPYLMIYYGFVAFALYLVLYLFYHRALTLKKELRLNAFEEFYTSSQKKRMLIMLAVPLASISSTIILNKFSFIWASVAGGITYCLYTPLIIWWHNKFKNKSKEFGDV from the coding sequence ATGAGAAATGAAGTATTAAAAAATAGACACCATGACCCAAGAATTAGTTATCGTGGGGAAAATGCGTCAAGGCTCGACAACTTGACTGATGCCGTTTTTGGCATCGCAATAACCTTGCTTATTTTTAATCTGACAAACCCTAATTCCTTTGCTGACTTATTGACATTCACAAAAACACTACCTGCCTTTTTGATAAGCATTTCGTTCGTGGTTTTAATCTGGAATGAGCATGTAGGCTTTTCAGAAATATACACCCTCAACGATACAAGACTAACCATATTAAATACTATTTTTATTGCATTGGTTATTTTTTATGTTTACCCACTTAGATTTCTGACTTTGTTTCTGACCAACTTCTTTTTCAGAACAGATATTAATGTAAGCATTCAGGGTGACCAAGTTCCTTACTTGATGATTTATTATGGGTTTGTAGCTTTTGCTCTTTACTTGGTTCTGTATCTATTTTATCATAGAGCATTGACATTGAAAAAGGAACTGAGACTGAATGCATTTGAAGAATTTTATACATCATCACAAAAAAAAAGAATGCTAATCATGTTGGCTGTTCCATTAGCGTCAATCAGTTCGACAATAATCTTAAATAAGTTCTCATTTATTTGGGCATCAGTAGCCGGAGGGATAACTTATTGTCTGTATACACCTCTAATTATTTGGTGGCACAACAAATTCAAAAATAAATCAAAAGAATTTGGAGATGTATGA
- a CDS encoding sulfatase-like hydrolase/transferase, whose product MMSISKSGQFALGIGAFALLLFQFGFHNSEPKITQNNRPNILLIFTDDLGYGDLSVQGVTDLRTPHIDNIAKEGMIFKKFYANSPVCSLYGLGD is encoded by the coding sequence ATGATGAGCATCTCAAAGAGTGGCCAATTTGCATTGGGAATAGGTGCTTTTGCACTATTGCTTTTTCAATTTGGCTTCCATAATTCCGAACCGAAAATCACGCAAAACAATCGCCCAAATATCCTCCTCATTTTTACGGATGATCTGGGCTACGGCGATTTATCGGTTCAAGGGGTAACAGATTTGCGAACGCCCCATATTGATAATATTGCCAAAGAGGGGATGATATTTAAAAAGTTCTATGCCAATAGTCCTGTTTGTTCTCTTTACGGATTGGGTGATTGA
- a CDS encoding sulfatase gives MFLKSISLSAMLICILLVYFSCNQSDSKKNIEDKTEHSPNILLITVDDLGWSDLGCYGADLHETPNIDAFAATGQKFTNAYAAAAICTPTRAALLTGKSPARLNMTIWREAAINNQFTQKLIPPDVSSNLPLSEVTIAETLKAAGYVTAHLGKWHVGDGEHFPETQGFDINIGATVWGAPPTFFYPYRGEIYNSIRFVPGLERDVSGRYNFDRKGEYLTDRLTDEAISIMERFKEEPFFINLSYYTVHTPIEGKKELVEYYQKKLASGMSHQNAIYAAMVHSLDENVGKLMNKLDELNIADQTVIIFTSDNGGFINEWDGQTVTNNAPLRSGKGALYEGGIRVPTIIRWPGVTTPRTTCDYPVATQDFYPTLLEILNLKGDSAQVAAFDGISLVPVLKNPQADIKQRELYWHYPHYYHTTTPVSAIRQGDWKLLEFLEDNHLELYNLKEDIGEKNNLEKTNPEKAKELLELLSEWRQQVDAPMPHLNPEYPKNKK, from the coding sequence ATGTTCCTAAAATCCATTTCTCTGTCAGCAATGTTGATCTGCATACTGTTGGTGTATTTTTCTTGCAATCAATCTGACTCGAAAAAAAATATAGAGGACAAGACTGAACACTCTCCCAATATTCTCTTGATAACTGTTGATGACCTGGGGTGGTCAGATCTTGGCTGTTATGGTGCCGACCTCCACGAAACCCCCAATATTGATGCCTTCGCAGCTACCGGTCAAAAATTCACTAATGCTTATGCCGCCGCCGCTATCTGCACACCGACACGGGCAGCGCTGCTTACAGGCAAATCTCCAGCAAGACTTAATATGACCATCTGGCGGGAGGCCGCCATTAATAACCAATTTACCCAAAAACTGATTCCTCCTGACGTATCTTCGAATCTGCCACTGAGCGAAGTAACCATTGCGGAGACATTGAAGGCAGCAGGTTATGTGACCGCTCATTTGGGAAAATGGCATGTTGGGGACGGAGAGCATTTTCCCGAAACGCAGGGCTTTGACATCAATATTGGCGCAACGGTCTGGGGTGCCCCGCCAACATTTTTTTACCCATACAGAGGGGAAATCTATAATTCCATACGTTTTGTTCCGGGTCTTGAAAGAGACGTCAGTGGAAGATATAATTTTGACCGAAAGGGCGAATACCTCACCGACCGCCTGACAGATGAGGCGATTTCCATCATGGAGCGATTTAAGGAAGAACCATTTTTTATCAACCTTTCCTATTATACGGTGCATACCCCTATTGAAGGCAAGAAAGAATTGGTGGAATATTACCAAAAGAAATTGGCATCAGGCATGTCGCACCAGAATGCGATTTATGCAGCGATGGTGCATAGCTTGGATGAAAATGTAGGGAAATTGATGAATAAATTGGATGAACTAAATATAGCAGACCAAACTGTAATAATATTTACTTCAGACAATGGCGGTTTTATTAATGAATGGGATGGGCAGACGGTCACCAACAATGCTCCGCTTCGTTCGGGCAAAGGTGCTTTATACGAAGGTGGCATCCGTGTTCCGACCATCATTCGCTGGCCCGGCGTCACCACTCCCCGAACGACATGTGATTATCCTGTTGCCACACAGGATTTTTATCCAACCCTGTTGGAAATATTAAATTTGAAAGGGGATTCCGCACAGGTTGCGGCTTTTGATGGAATAAGCCTAGTGCCTGTTTTAAAAAATCCTCAAGCTGATATAAAGCAACGGGAGCTGTATTGGCACTACCCACATTATTATCATACCACCACACCTGTGAGCGCTATCCGCCAGGGTGATTGGAAATTGCTGGAATTTTTAGAGGATAATCATTTAGAGTTATACAATTTAAAGGAGGATATAGGGGAAAAGAATAATCTGGAAAAAACGAATCCTGAAAAAGCGAAAGAGCTTTTGGAATTATTAAGCGAGTGGCGTCAACAAGTGGATGCCCCAATGCCTCATCTTAACCCGGAATACCCGAAAAATAAAAAATGA
- a CDS encoding sulfatase-like hydrolase/transferase, whose product MKNLSLFLVAMLLFLACKPIKKEMKPNVIIIYTDDQGSIDLNSYGSDDLVTPNMDQIVENGIKFTQFYGAPVCSPSRAGLLTGKTPQRAGVPGNVSLQKEAGMPGSQYTMAEMFKDAGYKTAHIGKWHLGAAEDKQPNAQGFDYSFGHFVGCIDNYSHYFFWDGPNRHDLYRNGEEVFHPGEFFPDLMLQEATQFIVSNKSEPFFMFYAINTPHYPYQGTPEWLEYYQNKGVAYPRDLYAAFLSTMDDNIGSLIQKLKDQGIYENTIIVFQSDNGYSTEMRAHGGGGNSGIYRGAKASLFEGGIRVPAAISWPAKLPAGEVRGQLAVNADWMPTLADLCEIPLDTEDLDGKSLVPLIEDESIATGHEEFCWQLNKQKAARKGEWKLIMNPVIHSPTYQNLVEPKDSIFLANLKEDPGETTNLANEYPEKVKALKLQFEAWSKNNRQ is encoded by the coding sequence ATGAAAAACCTCTCATTGTTCCTGGTCGCAATGCTTCTTTTTTTGGCTTGTAAACCAATCAAAAAGGAGATGAAGCCCAATGTCATAATTATTTATACTGATGACCAGGGGTCCATCGACCTAAATAGTTATGGCTCTGATGATTTGGTTACTCCTAACATGGATCAAATTGTAGAAAACGGTATAAAGTTTACTCAGTTTTATGGTGCACCAGTATGTTCACCCTCACGAGCAGGTTTACTTACTGGTAAAACTCCTCAACGTGCTGGTGTTCCAGGAAATGTAAGTTTACAAAAAGAAGCAGGGATGCCGGGCAGTCAATATACGATGGCAGAAATGTTCAAAGACGCTGGGTATAAAACGGCACATATTGGAAAATGGCACTTAGGAGCAGCCGAGGACAAACAACCCAACGCCCAGGGTTTTGACTACTCCTTTGGACATTTCGTAGGCTGTATTGATAATTATTCTCACTATTTTTTCTGGGATGGACCTAACCGGCATGATCTATACAGAAATGGAGAAGAAGTATTTCACCCGGGAGAATTTTTTCCAGATTTAATGCTCCAGGAAGCGACTCAATTTATAGTTTCAAATAAAAGCGAGCCGTTTTTTATGTTCTATGCTATAAACACCCCACATTATCCTTATCAAGGCACACCAGAGTGGCTGGAGTATTATCAGAACAAAGGAGTGGCGTACCCCCGTGACCTGTATGCTGCTTTTCTCTCCACGATGGATGATAATATTGGAAGTCTTATTCAAAAGTTGAAGGATCAAGGTATCTATGAAAATACCATAATTGTTTTTCAATCAGACAATGGTTATTCAACCGAAATGCGGGCACATGGAGGAGGAGGAAATTCGGGTATTTATAGAGGTGCCAAAGCCAGTTTGTTTGAAGGAGGAATACGTGTTCCTGCGGCCATAAGCTGGCCGGCCAAATTGCCTGCGGGTGAGGTAAGGGGGCAACTAGCGGTTAATGCAGATTGGATGCCAACCTTGGCAGACTTGTGTGAAATCCCGTTAGATACTGAAGATTTGGACGGAAAAAGTCTGGTTCCCTTAATCGAAGATGAAAGTATTGCGACCGGCCACGAAGAATTTTGTTGGCAATTAAATAAACAGAAAGCGGCTAGAAAAGGAGAATGGAAATTGATAATGAACCCTGTAATACACAGCCCAACTTATCAAAATCTAGTCGAACCCAAAGACTCTATTTTCCTGGCGAATTTAAAGGAAGATCCAGGAGAAACTACAAATCTGGCAAATGAGTATCCTGAAAAAGTCAAAGCGTTGAAATTGCAATTTGAAGCATGGTCAAAGAATAATCGGCAGTAA
- a CDS encoding sulfatase-like hydrolase/transferase, which yields MKRTNTISLKWPTLSLPLLGALVIVLLFNTGCNPVVPDANTERPNIVFFIADDMYPEMFNFLPEGEGKNLTPNIDRLAREGTIMMNQYVASPVCTPSRYNVLTGNYASRARNAQFLERTKREEGQTVIDWNPFITSEDRFLPHYLKELGYVTGFVGKNHVIEAEGMYNFPDYQADARDPEIARQVRENYRKAEQAILDNGFDFAGGIYDNNPNILGLADLAVQNMDWIAQASDDFIEKHHDQPFFLYYATTIPHGPNTPERSWKANPLVTAAGYLDEVPKVLPSRDSLAIRIKEAGKEGDFKELVLWLDDAVGALLDKLEEKGVLDNTIIFFFNDHGQHGKATLYQGGVLNPSIVWKSGGFKVGNRSESRISNIDFAPTILELAGMGDVNDHFDGKSFKAVLDSTSNASRESLYFEIGYARAVIKGDYKYYALRYPEYARNWTLEERAAALEAYNETRRFRNMMMANEDDPTMPFSHMDLIPGGSTAGLHNYGKKPGYFDPDQLYNLAEDPNEMSNLAKDPNYAAKLAEMKLELQRYIDDLPGKFDL from the coding sequence ATGAAGCGTACAAATACAATTAGCCTGAAATGGCCAACCCTTTCACTACCCTTGCTGGGTGCTTTGGTGATCGTCTTGCTTTTCAACACTGGTTGCAACCCTGTCGTCCCGGATGCAAACACAGAACGCCCCAACATCGTTTTCTTCATCGCGGATGACATGTACCCGGAGATGTTCAACTTCCTGCCCGAGGGCGAGGGAAAGAACCTCACCCCGAACATCGACAGGCTGGCGCGCGAGGGGACGATCATGATGAACCAGTACGTCGCCTCTCCAGTGTGTACGCCAAGCCGCTACAACGTCCTGACAGGTAACTATGCGAGTCGGGCTAGGAATGCTCAATTCCTGGAGCGCACAAAACGTGAGGAAGGGCAAACCGTGATTGACTGGAATCCCTTCATAACCTCCGAAGACAGGTTCCTCCCGCACTACTTGAAAGAGTTGGGTTACGTTACAGGGTTTGTGGGCAAGAATCACGTGATCGAGGCAGAGGGGATGTATAATTTTCCGGATTACCAGGCAGATGCACGGGATCCTGAAATCGCAAGGCAGGTGAGGGAGAACTACCGTAAGGCTGAACAGGCAATTCTGGATAATGGCTTTGACTTTGCGGGAGGGATCTACGACAACAATCCCAATATTCTCGGACTGGCCGACCTGGCCGTGCAGAACATGGACTGGATTGCGCAAGCCAGCGATGATTTCATTGAGAAGCATCATGATCAACCGTTCTTTCTCTATTACGCCACCACCATTCCGCATGGACCAAATACACCGGAGCGATCCTGGAAGGCGAACCCGCTGGTGACGGCTGCTGGCTATCTTGACGAAGTACCTAAAGTATTACCAAGTCGTGACAGTCTGGCCATACGCATTAAGGAAGCCGGAAAGGAAGGAGACTTCAAAGAGCTGGTGCTGTGGCTGGATGATGCGGTCGGAGCACTGCTCGACAAGCTGGAGGAGAAAGGCGTTCTCGATAACACCATCATCTTCTTCTTCAACGACCACGGTCAGCACGGCAAGGCGACGCTTTATCAGGGCGGAGTCCTCAACCCGAGTATCGTCTGGAAGAGTGGTGGCTTCAAAGTGGGCAATAGGTCCGAGTCGCGCATCTCCAATATCGACTTTGCACCCACGATTCTCGAGCTGGCAGGTATGGGCGATGTGAACGACCATTTCGATGGCAAGAGCTTTAAGGCCGTTCTGGACAGCACGAGCAATGCGTCCCGGGAGTCGCTCTACTTTGAAATTGGCTATGCGCGCGCCGTCATCAAGGGTGACTACAAGTATTATGCTTTGCGCTACCCAGAATATGCGCGCAACTGGACGCTTGAGGAACGCGCCGCTGCACTGGAGGCCTACAATGAAACACGCCGCTTCCGAAATATGATGATGGCGAATGAAGATGATCCTACCATGCCCTTCAGTCACATGGATCTCATTCCAGGAGGGAGCACGGCGGGATTGCATAACTATGGCAAGAAGCCTGGCTACTTTGATCCGGACCAGCTCTACAACCTGGCAGAGGATCCCAACGAGATGAGCAATCTGGCGAAGGATCCAAATTACGCAGCGAAGTTGGCCGAAATGAAGCTGGAACTGCAGCGTTACATCGACGACCTCCCTGGGAAGTTTGATCTCTAA
- a CDS encoding sulfatase-like hydrolase/transferase, giving the protein MKLSNRSQFLTLFAMENILPEPAEPRRGRGNDRSTIVGDELRCLSSVDEGVGMLFAALEKSGQLDNTMIIYTSDNGMLMGEHGQFNVKRWAYDPVLRVPLLVRYPRLVSAGSVREQMVLNIDLAPTLLELADVEPIIPIHGQSFVPLLQDSNAPWRKAFLAEYFLEKVSPRERPWKAIRTERWKYIDYTEEGIPSELYDLQADPEEEHNLINNPEEETNVDALKKQLDDLLKETN; this is encoded by the coding sequence ATGAAATTATCAAACCGAAGTCAATTTTTAACCCTATTTGCTATGGAAAATATCCTGCCTGAACCTGCGGAACCGAGACGTGGCCGTGGCAATGACCGCTCAACCATTGTCGGTGATGAACTTCGCTGTCTGAGCAGTGTGGACGAAGGCGTGGGAATGCTCTTCGCCGCATTGGAAAAAAGTGGACAGCTTGACAATACGATGATCATTTATACCAGCGACAATGGCATGCTGATGGGCGAACATGGACAATTCAATGTGAAGCGATGGGCTTATGATCCGGTGCTTCGGGTACCCTTGCTGGTTCGCTATCCACGTCTCGTCTCCGCAGGCAGCGTTCGTGAGCAAATGGTGTTGAATATTGATCTTGCACCGACACTCCTTGAACTCGCTGATGTAGAGCCGATTATTCCAATACATGGTCAGTCGTTTGTCCCGCTATTGCAGGACTCCAACGCTCCCTGGCGCAAGGCATTCCTGGCAGAGTATTTCCTGGAAAAAGTATCGCCCAGAGAAAGACCCTGGAAAGCGATCCGCACGGAAAGATGGAAATATATCGATTATACAGAAGAGGGTATCCCCTCTGAATTGTATGATTTACAAGCTGATCCGGAAGAGGAACATAATTTAATAAATAACCCTGAGGAGGAAACAAATGTAGATGCTTTGAAAAAGCAGTTGGACGACCTACTCAAAGAGACAAATTAA